The Sphingobacteriales bacterium DNA window AGCGATGAGCAGGTTACTTTTTATGTACGCTCGCTGCGCCCCATCGCCCGCCCCGATGAGCGTGACATTATCATCAACCTCAAAAAAAACGGCGACATACAATATCAGCGCAATTTTTTGTATAATTTTTGGACACAACGCGATGCCTACAATCCCGAAACTGCTTTTTTACGCTACAAAAAAGAAGTGGATTATGTAGAAAGCAAATATTCCGGACCCATTTATAATGGTTTTGAAACCGACAGAGGCAGGGTATATTTACAATACGGTGCGCCCAATTCCGTTGATTTCGCTGATTTTGAACGCGATATAAAGCCTTACGAAATTTGGCAGTATTACCAAATAAAAAGCCAGAACAACGTAATTTTTGTGTTTAGTGATGATGATTTGATGCGCAACGACATGCGGCTTGTTCATTCCGATGCCAACGGTGAAGTCCGCGACCCCGAATGGAAAAGCCGTCTGCTCAAATACAACCGCAACAACAGTGGTGCTATTGACCCCTGATAATAAAAAACGGTTTTTTATTTTTATGAACCGCTGCCATTGCTGCGATACGCTGCTCAACCAATATATCCAATCGTAGTAGTAGAGTGCTTTTTCAAAAAAGGATTTTTCTCCAAAATTTTCAAGGCTTTGAGCAGTTGCTCGTCTGCTTTGCAGGTTTATCGCTGCTGAGGCTTGCGTGAAGGTATTTTTTGATATAGCGCAAAAAGGTGCGCTCCAATTCGTAGAGTTGCGCCTGCTTGCGCAAACCCTCGTAGGTATTGCGCAGCAAAGAATCCAAGAACAATTCATTGCCTAATTGTAAATGCAACAACAACTGTAGCATGCGAGTACTTACATTCAAGTCTTCGCGGTATCCTTTAGCATTCATTTCCAAAATATCCGATACTTCATCTAAGGCTTCGTTGTAGCGTTGGTTGATAAACAATACATTGGCAAACATCACCTTAAAACGCAATTTCCATTCAAAGCCCACCCTTGCGCCATCGCGCTCCAAACCGCTTTGTGTAGTATGGAGCAAATCAAGGGCTTTGGTGTAGTGGTGGGTTTGGGTGAGCAGCACAAAACTATGTATATGATAAATCAAAAATTGGCGCAATTGCAAATCTTTATTGTGGTTCGATTCTATTTTTTTTACGGTTTCCAAGCACTCCTCCATCGCTTGGTAAGCTCCCAGAAAAGGACTGCATAACAAAAAAGAATTGATAACACCTAAATATAAATACAAATCTTCGGTGATAAAATGCGGCTGTTGCTGCCATAGTTGCAATGCTTGATGGCTGGCTTGAAAAGACGATTGATAGTCGCCCGTCAAAAAATAATAAACGCCGTTGAAAGAAAGCAAATGGATACGGGCATAAAAAGAAAATGTTCAGAGTTTTCTTCTTCAAAAACAGCCATTTGCAATTTGAGTGCGGTGCAAATATTCCTGCTCCTGCTCATTGCGTACCTGCAATGATTTTTGAGAGAGTAAAAATCTGCATTTTCAAGAAAAAAAGTTGCTCCTGTATTGATTGCTGCTGCAAGCAATATTGCCTTTTATCGCGTAGTTCCTGTATGGTTTCATTCAATCCCTCTACGCTGTAATTAATGTGGAGAGAGGTTTCCAACTCATATACCTGATACAATATCAAAAACCGCTCGTAGCGTTGTGCCAGTGTCGCAGTTTTACGCAGCCAATTCAGGCATTGTTGTACCAACCCGCGATGATACAACATTCTGCACTGATTGAGCAGATGACTCAGGCGCAGGTCTATGTATTTGTGGCTGTTGCTCTGCTCTAAAGATTTGAGTAGGTTTTTGTAGAGATATTGCTGTATAAGAGGAAAATTTTTTTCCATCTGCTTTTTTGATTTTGAAGCACCTTGCCAGCAGCCTCAAAATTTTGCTGCCGCTCCAAAACGTCAAATAAAGCGAGATAGTTGTTTTTTTCGCCGCCTGTCTG harbors:
- a CDS encoding GWxTD domain-containing protein is translated as MSEVNVADLSSGNYELLLEVRNAQNEVLCSRRAAFYRNHKHESVSLEQLNELNTAHTFVSSLSDEQVTFYVRSLRPIARPDERDIIINLKKNGDIQYQRNFLYNFWTQRDAYNPETAFLRYKKEVDYVESKYSGPIYNGFETDRGRVYLQYGAPNSVDFADFERDIKPYEIWQYYQIKSQNNVIFVFSDDDLMRNDMRLVHSDANGEVRDPEWKSRLLKYNRNNSGAIDP